The Myxococcota bacterium genome has a segment encoding these proteins:
- a CDS encoding cytochrome P450 codes for MAASATAGGAEDAAALAPWTHRGPLALARFAFDLQRDPVRAFAALAARGEPTFVFERPRGRARAPARPVVVSTDPALLRLVLHDPRFRNSSLTLSGPRGSAHRRLRHSIFRMHGEEHRRHRRLVMPAMQPRAVEPLCDAMVDGALRVFGRYAVGQRRDVARDAKELARGAAAASLFGIADLDEAEALGRQVEDWLADSYRVVPRLLPYDLPGSRYRAMLRKAERLERTALALLARKRESGFAGSDLLTHLARELDGSAASAGGDAGGALRASDVLGHVHIFFLAAHETTSHALAWTLFLLAQHPRALERATDEVRGVLGSARPTPDALARLRFLDAAIDESLRLFPIVPFGARIAAEDVELGGRALPRKSRILVPYCALHHDAGSFPEPRRFAPERWLEGATPPPYAYLPFGAGLHMCVGTSFAKQSMLVALACLLQRFSLRVVDGARIDRRTTVTMAPSPGVPIEILPAGTPSRRARVRGSALDLVDLR; via the coding sequence GTGGCGGCGAGCGCGACCGCCGGCGGCGCCGAGGACGCGGCGGCGCTCGCACCGTGGACGCACCGCGGCCCGCTCGCCCTCGCGCGCTTCGCGTTCGACCTCCAGCGCGACCCCGTGCGCGCGTTCGCGGCGCTCGCCGCGCGCGGCGAGCCGACCTTCGTGTTCGAGCGCCCGCGCGGGCGGGCGCGCGCGCCCGCGCGACCCGTCGTCGTGAGCACCGACCCCGCGCTGCTGCGCCTCGTCCTGCACGACCCGCGCTTCCGCAACTCCTCGCTCACGCTCTCGGGGCCGCGCGGCTCCGCCCACCGCCGGCTGCGTCACAGCATCTTCCGCATGCACGGCGAGGAGCACCGCCGGCATCGCCGACTCGTCATGCCCGCGATGCAGCCGCGCGCGGTCGAGCCGCTCTGCGACGCGATGGTCGACGGCGCGCTGCGCGTGTTCGGTCGCTATGCGGTGGGGCAGCGGCGCGACGTCGCCCGCGACGCGAAGGAGCTCGCGCGCGGCGCGGCCGCGGCGTCGCTGTTCGGGATCGCCGATCTCGACGAGGCCGAGGCGCTCGGGCGCCAGGTCGAGGACTGGCTCGCGGACAGCTACCGCGTCGTCCCGCGACTCCTCCCGTACGACCTGCCGGGCTCGCGCTACCGCGCGATGCTGCGGAAGGCGGAGCGGCTCGAGCGCACCGCCCTCGCCCTGCTCGCGCGCAAGCGCGAGAGCGGCTTCGCGGGCAGCGACCTGCTCACGCACCTCGCGCGCGAGCTCGACGGGTCCGCGGCGAGCGCGGGCGGCGACGCGGGCGGGGCGCTCCGCGCGAGCGACGTCCTCGGGCACGTCCACATCTTCTTCCTCGCCGCGCACGAGACGACGTCGCACGCGCTCGCGTGGACGCTCTTCCTGCTCGCGCAGCATCCGCGCGCGCTCGAGCGGGCGACCGACGAGGTGCGCGGGGTGCTCGGCTCGGCCCGCCCCACGCCCGACGCGCTCGCGCGCCTGCGCTTCCTCGACGCGGCGATCGACGAGAGCCTCCGCCTGTTCCCGATCGTGCCGTTCGGCGCGCGCATCGCGGCGGAAGACGTCGAGCTCGGCGGCCGCGCGCTCCCGCGCAAGTCGCGCATCCTCGTCCCCTACTGCGCGCTCCACCACGATGCCGGGAGCTTTCCCGAGCCGCGGCGCTTCGCGCCGGAACGCTGGCTCGAGGGCGCGACGCCCCCGCCCTACGCCTATCTTCCCTTCGGCGCGGGGCTCCACATGTGCGTCGGCACGAGCTTCGCGAAGCAGAGCATGCTCGTGGCGCTCGCGTGTCTGCTGCAGCGCTTCTCGCTCCGCGTCGTCGACGGCGCGCGCATCGATCGGCGCACGACCGTCACGATGGCGCCGAGCCCGGGCGTTCCGATCGAGATCCTGCCGGCGGGCACGCCCTCGCGGCGCGCGCGCGTGCGCGGCAGCGCGCTCGACCTCGTCGATCTTCGTTAG
- a CDS encoding patatin-like phospholipase family protein, translating to MALVLAGGAVSGGAFKVGGLKALDDFLVGRRVNDLDLYVGLSAGSVLAVPLAAGITPNEMVHVLDGTSRRFRQLRPLDFYHPNLRELVSRPASFAWAMATHGPRLGAEVARSLPELPGALAGAWSGMLRRPGYASFERLVTDLVRHVAPSRELPSIADHIPSGLFDSAGLERWLRTNLERIRIPNDFRGFAERTGRDLFVCACNLDTAQRVVFGPGASEQATVSQAVQASTALPGFYKPARIGAVDYVDGGVRHTANIDVAIERGADLVICYNPFRPFVNDVEREGSFLSDRGLRLVLNQTFRTLLHSRLELGIQRYLNDHRFQGDIVLLEPTERDARFFALNPLAFWRRGEALQHGFESVWATIDRNFEELADVLGGYGLEMSRDAAARRARRVRKLRGWAADVDPVAA from the coding sequence GTGGCCCTCGTGCTCGCGGGCGGGGCCGTGTCGGGCGGCGCGTTCAAGGTGGGCGGTCTCAAGGCGCTCGACGACTTCCTCGTCGGGCGGCGTGTGAACGACCTCGATCTCTACGTCGGGCTCTCGGCGGGGTCCGTGCTGGCGGTGCCGCTCGCCGCGGGCATCACGCCGAACGAGATGGTGCACGTGCTCGACGGCACGAGTCGCCGCTTCCGCCAGCTGCGGCCGCTCGACTTCTACCACCCGAACCTGCGAGAGCTCGTGTCGCGGCCGGCGAGCTTCGCGTGGGCGATGGCGACGCACGGGCCGCGGCTCGGCGCCGAAGTGGCGCGCAGCCTGCCCGAGCTTCCCGGCGCGCTCGCAGGCGCGTGGAGCGGGATGCTGCGCCGTCCCGGCTACGCGTCGTTCGAACGGCTCGTGACCGACCTCGTGCGACACGTGGCGCCGTCGCGCGAGCTGCCGTCGATCGCCGACCACATCCCGTCGGGGCTGTTCGACAGCGCGGGTCTCGAGCGCTGGCTCCGGACGAACCTCGAACGCATTCGCATTCCGAACGACTTCCGTGGATTCGCGGAGCGGACGGGCCGCGACCTGTTCGTGTGCGCGTGCAACCTCGACACGGCGCAGCGCGTCGTCTTCGGGCCGGGCGCGAGCGAGCAGGCGACCGTCTCGCAGGCCGTGCAGGCATCGACGGCGCTCCCCGGCTTCTACAAGCCGGCGCGCATCGGCGCGGTCGACTACGTCGACGGCGGCGTGCGCCACACCGCCAACATCGACGTCGCGATCGAGCGCGGCGCCGATCTCGTCATCTGTTACAACCCGTTCCGCCCGTTCGTGAACGACGTCGAGCGCGAGGGGAGCTTCCTCTCGGATCGCGGCTTGCGGCTCGTGCTGAACCAGACGTTCCGCACGCTGCTCCACTCGCGGCTCGAGCTCGGCATCCAGCGCTACCTGAACGACCACCGCTTCCAGGGCGACATCGTGCTGCTCGAGCCCACCGAGCGCGACGCGCGCTTCTTCGCGCTCAACCCGCTCGCGTTCTGGAGGCGAGGCGAGGCGCTGCAGCACGGCTTCGAATCCGTGTGGGCCACGATCGACCGCAACTTCGAAGAGCTCGCCGACGTGCTCGGGGGCTACGGGCTCGAGATGAGCCGCGACGCGGCGGCGAGGCGCGCTCGGCGCGTCCGCAAGCTGCGCGGCTGGGCGGCGGACGTCGATCCCGTCGCGGCCTGA
- a CDS encoding NRDE family protein → MCTLIALHRCVDRAGLLIAANRDEFYERPASGPALRATPSGPIVAPLDLRAGGTWLGVNAQGVFAALTNRPCTAPDPTRRSRGHVVMEALAAPTAERAAEQLAAIPAAVHNPFNVFVADGHRAFALVYGGDRAGELRELAPGAHVVGNADPDDRTNPKVARVLARAEAAAGLGADAALEALADACREQGCGSPHGALGDTCVHTDGYGTRSSLLLRLARDGARASEEPFGGDDRLLFADGAPCTTSYLDFTPLLRELTQRARYARGRDHGRKAQ, encoded by the coding sequence ATGTGCACGCTGATCGCACTCCATCGCTGCGTCGACCGTGCCGGCCTGCTGATCGCTGCGAACCGCGACGAGTTCTACGAGCGCCCCGCGTCGGGGCCCGCGCTGCGAGCCACGCCTTCGGGCCCGATCGTCGCGCCGCTCGACCTCCGCGCCGGGGGAACCTGGCTCGGCGTGAACGCGCAGGGAGTCTTCGCCGCCTTGACGAACCGGCCGTGCACTGCGCCCGATCCGACTCGCCGATCGCGCGGGCACGTCGTCATGGAGGCGCTCGCGGCGCCGACGGCGGAGCGGGCGGCCGAGCAGCTGGCGGCGATCCCGGCCGCCGTCCACAACCCGTTCAACGTGTTCGTCGCCGATGGGCACCGCGCGTTCGCGCTCGTGTACGGCGGCGATCGCGCCGGTGAGCTCCGCGAGCTCGCACCGGGGGCCCACGTCGTCGGCAACGCCGATCCGGACGACCGCACGAACCCGAAGGTGGCGCGCGTGCTCGCACGGGCCGAGGCCGCCGCCGGGCTCGGCGCCGACGCCGCGCTCGAGGCGCTCGCCGACGCGTGCCGCGAGCAGGGCTGCGGCTCGCCGCACGGCGCGCTCGGCGACACGTGCGTCCACACCGACGGCTACGGGACGCGCAGCTCGCTGCTCCTGCGCCTCGCGCGCGACGGCGCGCGGGCGTCGGAGGAACCGTTCGGCGGCGACGACCGTCTGCTGTTCGCCGACGGCGCCCCCTGCACGACGAGCTACCTCGATTTCACTCCCCTCCTGCGCGAGCTGACCCAACGGGCGCGCTACGCGCGGGGGCGGGATCACGGAAGGAAGGCACAGTGA
- a CDS encoding bifunctional folylpolyglutamate synthase/dihydrofolate synthase, with protein sequence MERARSPIRTLDDAARYLDSLIDRERLPDARRRRLSLAPIHALLDDVGNPERALSIVHVAGSKGKGSTCTFGDALSRALGERTALFTSPHLERWTERFRIDGAEVEGERLAAAVERLRPSVERLRADRTRETPSFFDATTAAALLLFAQARVDRVWLEVGLGGRLDSTNAVAPAACCITSIELEHTQVLGSTLDAIAREKAGILKPGVPAVVARLAPPAARAVRARAAEVGAALVEEGDAFELATAPRGRAVHLAYRDDGLDLELEVPVLAAELARAAGLAVACVRALRAHAPDEVARAARAAFAQVALPGRIEVRDGPPLVVLDSAHTGASARALAGALDAIGLRDAELVLSVSEGKALAAIVDALARFAGRVWCTRADRDRSLAPEAVADVVRSVRGDVAIACDEDPANAVRCAHAEAARGGRAVVVAGSVYLAGVARRALREHGASR encoded by the coding sequence GTGGAGCGCGCGCGATCGCCGATCCGGACGCTCGACGACGCGGCGCGCTATCTCGACTCGCTGATCGACCGCGAGCGCCTGCCCGACGCGCGCCGCCGTCGGCTCTCCCTCGCTCCGATCCACGCGCTGCTCGACGACGTCGGCAATCCCGAGCGCGCGCTCTCGATCGTCCACGTGGCGGGCTCGAAGGGGAAGGGCTCGACCTGCACGTTCGGCGACGCGCTCTCCCGCGCGCTCGGCGAGCGGACGGCGCTCTTCACGTCGCCGCACCTCGAGCGCTGGACCGAGCGCTTCCGCATCGACGGCGCCGAGGTCGAGGGCGAGCGGCTCGCCGCGGCCGTCGAACGCCTTCGCCCTTCCGTCGAGCGGCTGCGCGCCGATCGCACGCGCGAGACGCCGAGCTTCTTCGACGCGACGACCGCCGCCGCGCTGCTGCTCTTCGCGCAGGCGCGCGTCGACCGGGTCTGGCTCGAGGTCGGCCTGGGCGGCCGCCTCGACTCGACGAACGCGGTGGCGCCGGCGGCGTGCTGCATCACGTCGATCGAGCTCGAGCACACGCAGGTGCTCGGCTCGACGCTCGACGCGATCGCGCGAGAGAAGGCGGGCATCCTCAAGCCCGGCGTGCCCGCGGTCGTGGCCCGGCTCGCGCCCCCCGCCGCACGGGCCGTGCGCGCGCGCGCGGCCGAGGTCGGCGCTGCGCTCGTCGAGGAAGGCGACGCGTTCGAGCTCGCGACCGCGCCGCGCGGCCGCGCCGTGCACCTCGCCTATCGCGACGACGGGCTCGACCTCGAGCTCGAGGTGCCGGTCCTCGCCGCGGAGCTCGCGCGCGCTGCCGGGCTCGCGGTCGCCTGCGTCCGCGCGCTTCGCGCGCACGCGCCCGACGAGGTCGCCCGCGCCGCGCGCGCCGCGTTCGCGCAGGTCGCGCTGCCCGGGCGCATCGAGGTGCGCGACGGCCCGCCGCTCGTCGTCCTCGACTCCGCGCACACGGGTGCGAGCGCGCGCGCGCTGGCCGGCGCCCTCGACGCGATCGGCCTGCGCGACGCGGAGCTCGTGCTCTCGGTGTCCGAGGGCAAGGCGCTCGCCGCGATCGTCGACGCACTCGCGCGCTTCGCGGGCCGCGTGTGGTGCACGCGCGCCGACCGCGACCGCTCGCTCGCGCCCGAGGCCGTGGCCGACGTCGTGCGCAGCGTGCGCGGCGACGTCGCGATCGCGTGCGACGAGGACCCGGCGAACGCGGTGCGGTGCGCGCACGCCGAGGCTGCGCGCGGCGGCCGCGCGGTCGTCGTGGCGGGCTCCGTCTACCTCGCGGGCGTCGCGCGCCGCGCGCTGCGCGAGCACGGGGCGTCCCGATGA
- a CDS encoding MFS transporter, translating to MTRDGGALEGADPEAAFEREVRAHLRSNYAKYLLHGVLGQTGMRLVNAPTFVPAYVHLLSGSDLVVGLARSLQYLGMFATPLFGAAIVESRRRALPVAIAVGVAMRLPVLGLALAGFFVPAPWKLPAICALLLAFGAFLGMQGVAFGVLMAKLIPVERRGTLVGLRLFAGGLLAAAVAAVGGWLVEVDAFGDGYASTFALAFALTSLGLLVFSRLREPATPSVRPREPIGARLRALPALLRSDTHFTRYFVARALATAGRMSMPFYALFAKQAIGLSGETLGVLSTCFLLAQTGANLGWGRLADRAGFRVVFLASLATWAAATLGLFASSTLPHFAVVFGAVGAGFGGFQLSAQNLVLEFGERDDLPMRIAVANAASELVGAAGPLVGGALAHAVSYGAVFAVSVAAQLGAIAIVLLFVDDPRHRRASARAQVRASSDADGGPADG from the coding sequence ATGACCCGCGACGGTGGCGCGCTCGAGGGCGCCGACCCCGAGGCCGCGTTCGAGCGCGAGGTGCGCGCGCACCTGCGCAGCAACTACGCGAAGTACCTGCTGCACGGCGTGCTCGGCCAGACGGGGATGCGGCTCGTCAACGCGCCGACCTTCGTGCCCGCCTACGTGCACCTGCTCTCCGGGTCGGACCTCGTCGTCGGGCTCGCGCGCTCGCTGCAGTATCTCGGGATGTTCGCGACGCCGCTCTTCGGCGCCGCGATCGTCGAATCGCGGCGGCGCGCCCTGCCCGTGGCGATCGCCGTCGGCGTCGCCATGCGCCTCCCCGTGCTCGGGCTCGCGCTCGCGGGGTTCTTCGTTCCCGCGCCGTGGAAGCTCCCGGCGATCTGCGCCCTGCTGCTCGCGTTCGGCGCCTTCCTCGGGATGCAGGGCGTCGCCTTCGGGGTCCTGATGGCGAAGCTCATTCCCGTCGAGCGGCGCGGGACGCTCGTCGGGCTGCGGCTCTTCGCGGGCGGTCTGCTCGCCGCGGCGGTCGCCGCCGTCGGCGGCTGGCTCGTCGAGGTGGACGCGTTCGGCGACGGCTACGCGAGCACGTTCGCGCTCGCCTTCGCGCTCACGTCGCTCGGGCTCCTCGTCTTCTCGCGCCTCCGCGAGCCGGCGACGCCGTCGGTGCGCCCGCGCGAGCCGATCGGCGCGCGCCTGCGCGCGCTGCCCGCGCTGCTGCGCAGCGACACGCACTTCACGCGCTACTTCGTCGCGCGCGCGCTCGCGACCGCCGGCCGCATGTCGATGCCCTTCTACGCGCTCTTCGCGAAGCAGGCCATCGGGCTCTCGGGCGAGACGCTCGGCGTGCTCAGCACGTGCTTCCTGCTCGCGCAGACGGGCGCGAACCTCGGCTGGGGAAGGCTCGCCGATCGCGCGGGCTTCCGCGTCGTGTTCCTGGCGTCGCTCGCGACCTGGGCGGCGGCGACGCTCGGGCTGTTCGCGTCGAGCACGCTCCCGCACTTCGCCGTCGTCTTCGGCGCCGTCGGCGCCGGGTTCGGCGGCTTCCAGCTCTCGGCGCAGAACCTCGTGCTCGAGTTCGGCGAGCGCGACGACCTCCCCATGCGCATCGCCGTCGCCAACGCCGCGAGCGAGCTCGTCGGTGCGGCCGGGCCGCTCGTCGGCGGCGCGCTCGCGCACGCGGTCTCGTACGGCGCGGTGTTCGCGGTGTCGGTCGCCGCGCAGCTCGGCGCGATCGCGATCGTGCTGCTCTTCGTCGACGACCCGCGACACCGGCGCGCGAGCGCGCGTGCGCAGGTGCGTGCGTCGTCGGATGCGGACGGAGGGCCGGCGGACGGATGA
- a CDS encoding FAD-dependent oxidoreductase has translation MPRSHASGLRAVVVGAGLAGLAAAWRLRERGFDVEVLERRGQCGGRLGCERVDGFHVESALHVARTSDRHLPGWIHAVGLADELLPLRPVTTAQLAAGRVVATSARSPLEVARRRGVPLVAGLRTLRLPRLMRRYAPLLDRDAPERAARLDDRSVGDFARLYFGRGVYERFCEPLAAAPGGGDADELSRVVFLLEWLAESGGHVGVARRGLSELPLAAAERLGVHTRTRAARIARAGGCLEVEVAGAARREADVVVVATGPGEAAALCEPLLSTPEREFLRAVRLRSEAVLVAALHRPASGAPHYVRVPAVEGEIVDALLVEPGIADGRAPLGGGLATVTANAAFCVSSEGANDEVVEKELVSALERIYPTVVGTIDFTVLFRRTAAVPVFEVGAYRALDRFRRVQRDHRARGRRVYFAGDHLAGNAADAIVGSGFRAADEAAADLGA, from the coding sequence ATGCCCCGCTCGCACGCGTCCGGCCTCCGCGCGGTCGTCGTCGGCGCCGGCCTCGCCGGTCTCGCCGCCGCGTGGCGGCTGCGCGAGCGCGGCTTCGACGTCGAGGTGCTCGAGCGGCGCGGGCAGTGCGGCGGGAGGCTCGGCTGCGAGCGCGTCGACGGGTTCCACGTCGAGAGCGCACTGCACGTCGCGCGCACGAGCGACCGGCACCTTCCGGGCTGGATCCACGCGGTCGGGCTCGCCGACGAGCTGCTTCCGCTGCGGCCGGTCACGACCGCGCAGCTCGCGGCGGGTCGCGTCGTCGCGACGTCGGCGCGCTCTCCGCTCGAAGTCGCACGGCGGCGCGGTGTGCCGCTCGTGGCCGGGCTGCGGACGCTCCGGCTCCCGCGCCTCATGCGCCGCTACGCACCGCTGCTCGATCGCGACGCGCCCGAACGCGCCGCGCGACTCGACGACCGCAGCGTCGGCGACTTCGCACGGCTCTACTTCGGGCGCGGCGTGTACGAGCGCTTCTGCGAGCCGCTCGCCGCCGCGCCGGGCGGCGGCGACGCCGACGAGCTCTCGCGCGTCGTGTTCCTGCTCGAGTGGCTGGCGGAGTCGGGCGGCCACGTCGGCGTGGCGCGCCGCGGCCTCTCGGAGCTGCCGCTCGCCGCGGCCGAGCGGCTCGGCGTCCATACGCGCACGCGGGCGGCGCGCATCGCGCGCGCGGGCGGGTGTCTCGAGGTCGAGGTCGCCGGCGCGGCGCGCCGCGAGGCGGACGTCGTCGTCGTCGCGACCGGCCCCGGCGAGGCGGCCGCTCTCTGCGAGCCGCTGCTCTCGACGCCCGAGCGCGAGTTCCTGCGCGCCGTCCGCCTGCGCTCCGAGGCCGTGCTCGTCGCGGCGCTCCACCGTCCGGCCTCCGGTGCGCCGCACTACGTGCGCGTGCCGGCCGTCGAGGGCGAGATCGTCGATGCGCTGCTCGTCGAGCCGGGCATCGCCGACGGGCGCGCGCCGCTCGGTGGCGGGCTCGCGACGGTGACGGCCAACGCCGCGTTCTGCGTCTCGAGCGAGGGCGCGAACGACGAGGTCGTCGAGAAGGAGCTCGTCTCCGCGCTCGAGCGCATCTACCCGACCGTCGTCGGCACGATCGACTTCACCGTCCTCTTCCGCCGCACGGCCGCCGTGCCGGTGTTCGAGGTCGGCGCCTATCGCGCGCTCGATCGCTTCCGCCGCGTGCAGCGCGACCACCGCGCGCGCGGGCGTCGCGTGTACTTCGCCGGCGACCATCTCGCGGGCAACGCGGCCGACGCGATCGTGGGGAGCGGCTTCCGCGCCGCCGACGAGGCGGCGGCCGACCTCGGCGCCTAG
- a CDS encoding 2OG-Fe(II) oxygenase family protein — protein sequence MSAPEHDAIPCIDVAPLVAGPPASARDASPALRAREALRDACERTGFATVRGHGVPAPVVARMRAAAERFFALPPERKHLAAPRRWNDQSRNVYRGWFPSAVAGKEGLDLGDPRLAASDRDLLARPWYELPALPDELDGDWHRAVADYFGAVSALGVALVRALAAALGGDAALAASAFARPRSLSTLRLNLYPAGLAPVETSADDGAPLACETHVDSGVLTLLHQDEVGGLEVRDGAGRWRSVPFAADTFVVNTGRALERMSGGRLRATAHRVRATGRRRLSIPLFLEPAHDVAVAPAALGLAPRDGDGRDAETYEDFLRAQMAAFAEYER from the coding sequence GTGAGCGCGCCGGAGCACGACGCGATCCCGTGCATCGACGTGGCTCCGCTCGTCGCGGGCCCGCCCGCTTCGGCGCGCGACGCCTCGCCCGCGCTCCGCGCGCGCGAGGCGCTGCGCGACGCATGCGAGCGGACCGGCTTCGCGACCGTGCGCGGCCACGGTGTCCCGGCGCCGGTCGTCGCGCGCATGCGCGCGGCCGCCGAGCGGTTCTTCGCGCTGCCCCCCGAGCGCAAGCACCTCGCCGCGCCGCGGCGCTGGAACGACCAGAGCCGCAACGTCTACCGAGGCTGGTTCCCGAGCGCGGTCGCCGGAAAGGAAGGGCTCGACCTCGGCGACCCGCGCCTCGCCGCGTCCGACCGCGACCTGCTCGCGCGCCCGTGGTACGAGCTTCCCGCGCTGCCCGACGAGCTCGACGGCGACTGGCACCGCGCAGTCGCCGACTACTTCGGCGCCGTGTCGGCACTCGGGGTCGCGCTCGTGCGCGCGCTCGCCGCGGCGCTCGGCGGCGATGCGGCGCTCGCCGCGTCGGCGTTCGCGCGCCCGCGCAGCCTCTCGACGCTGCGGCTGAACCTCTATCCCGCCGGGCTCGCACCGGTCGAGACGTCGGCCGACGACGGCGCACCGCTCGCGTGCGAGACGCACGTCGACAGCGGCGTACTCACGCTGCTCCACCAGGACGAGGTCGGCGGGCTCGAGGTGCGCGACGGCGCGGGCCGCTGGCGATCCGTCCCGTTCGCCGCCGACACCTTCGTCGTGAACACGGGCCGCGCGCTCGAGCGCATGAGCGGGGGCCGGCTGCGCGCGACCGCGCACCGCGTGCGCGCGACGGGCCGGCGGCGCCTCTCGATCCCGCTCTTCCTCGAGCCGGCGCACGACGTCGCGGTGGCCCCTGCGGCCCTCGGGCTCGCGCCGCGCGACGGCGATGGCCGGGACGCGGAGACCTACGAGGACTTCCTGCGCGCGCAGATGGCCGCCTTCGCGGAGTACGAACGCTAG